Proteins found in one Miscanthus floridulus cultivar M001 chromosome 4, ASM1932011v1, whole genome shotgun sequence genomic segment:
- the LOC136551547 gene encoding small ribosomal subunit protein cS22-like isoform X2 — protein MATAISSLVTPPALHRRCLSPASVSVSAPIRISFRAATAPQAWRRGLALRVSATSAVLEAPEAVAARKLYVGNIPRTVTNDELRDMFAAHGTVERAEVMYDKYTNRSRRFGFVMMSTAEEANAAVEALNGTEVGDRKIKVNVTESFLPNIDRSAPESEPVFVDSQYKVYVGNLAKTVTTEVLKNFFFEKGKILSATVSHIPGTSKSKGYGFVTFSSEEEVEAAVATFNNAELEGQPIRVNRA, from the exons ATGGCGACCGCCATTTCCTCTCTAGTAACTCCTCCGGCCCTCCACCGCCGCTGCCTCAGCCCtgcctccgtctccgtctccgccCCTATCCGTATCTCCTTCCGGGCCGCCACGGCGCCTCAGGCGTGGCGCCGGGGCTTGGCGCTGCGGGTGTCCGCGACCTCGGCGGTGCTCGAGGCGccagaggcggtggcggcgcggaAGCTCTACGTCGGGAATATCCCCAGGACCGTCACCAATGACGAGCTCCGCGACATGTTCGCTGCGCACGGCACCGTCGAGCGGGCCGAG GTTATGTACGACAAGTATACCAACCGCAGCCGACGATTCGGGTTTGTCATGATGAGCACTGCAGAAGAAGCCAATGCTGCAGTTGAGGCTCTCAATGGGACC GAGGTTGGTGATCGAAAAATTAAAGTGAATGTCACAGAGAGCTTCTTACCGAACATTGACCGATCGGCACCAGAATCCGAGCCTGTATTTGTGGATAGTCAGTATAAGGTTTATGTTGGTAATCTTGCAAAGACTGTAACAACGGAAGTTCTTAAAAACTTCTTCTTTGAAAAGGGGAAGATCCTCAGTGCCACAGTCTCCCACATTCCGGGGACCTCGAAATCAAAGGGGTATGGCTTTGTCACATTCTCTTCCGAGGAAGAAGTTGAAGCTGCTGTTGCTACTTTCAATAACGCT GAATTGGAAGGACAACCCATTCGTGTGAATAGAGCTTAG
- the LOC136551547 gene encoding small ribosomal subunit protein cS22-like isoform X1 → MATAISSLVTPPALHRRCLSPASVSVSAPIRISFRAATAPQAWRRGLALRVSATSAVLEAPEAVAARKLYVGNIPRTVTNDELRDMFAAHGTVERAEVMYDKYTNRSRRFGFVMMSTAEEANAAVEALNGTEVGDRKIKVNVTESFLPNIDRSAPESEPVFVDSQYKVYVGNLAKTVTTEVLKNFFFEKGKILSATVSHIPGTSKSKGYGFVTFSSEEEVEAAVATFNNAVSFSCIFYAFLPFLCYLIK, encoded by the exons ATGGCGACCGCCATTTCCTCTCTAGTAACTCCTCCGGCCCTCCACCGCCGCTGCCTCAGCCCtgcctccgtctccgtctccgccCCTATCCGTATCTCCTTCCGGGCCGCCACGGCGCCTCAGGCGTGGCGCCGGGGCTTGGCGCTGCGGGTGTCCGCGACCTCGGCGGTGCTCGAGGCGccagaggcggtggcggcgcggaAGCTCTACGTCGGGAATATCCCCAGGACCGTCACCAATGACGAGCTCCGCGACATGTTCGCTGCGCACGGCACCGTCGAGCGGGCCGAG GTTATGTACGACAAGTATACCAACCGCAGCCGACGATTCGGGTTTGTCATGATGAGCACTGCAGAAGAAGCCAATGCTGCAGTTGAGGCTCTCAATGGGACC GAGGTTGGTGATCGAAAAATTAAAGTGAATGTCACAGAGAGCTTCTTACCGAACATTGACCGATCGGCACCAGAATCCGAGCCTGTATTTGTGGATAGTCAGTATAAGGTTTATGTTGGTAATCTTGCAAAGACTGTAACAACGGAAGTTCTTAAAAACTTCTTCTTTGAAAAGGGGAAGATCCTCAGTGCCACAGTCTCCCACATTCCGGGGACCTCGAAATCAAAGGGGTATGGCTTTGTCACATTCTCTTCCGAGGAAGAAGTTGAAGCTGCTGTTGCTACTTTCAATAACGCTGTAAGTTTCTCATGTATATTTTATGCATTTCTGCCATTTCTTTGCTACCTCATAAAGTAG
- the LOC136551546 gene encoding outer envelope pore protein 16-3, chloroplastic/mitochondrial-like, translated as MEGSNLKGLVDDEIVMKTGKAAGIGLAVGTVYGALNSMLRDGPQVGGNVRYPQLIRTTKVCGHCAANLAVVGATYVGIEQALARYRMKKDIINGAAAGFAAGAVLGFRVGSFQTAFFSGSAFALTSVLLDVTGMKTTDEEEKGNH; from the exons ATGGAGGGTTCTAACTTGAAAGGTTTGGTGGATGATGAAATTGTCATGAAGACGGGCAAGGCTGCAGGCATCGGTTTAGCTGTTGGCACTGTGTATGGTGCGCTAAATTCTATGCTGCGTGATGGGCCTCAGGTTGGCGGTAATGTCAGGTATCCCCAGCTGATCAGAACTACCAAGGTGTGTGGGCATTGTGCAGCAAACTTAGCAGTTGTTGGAGCTACATATGTAGGCATCGAGCAGGCTCTTGCAAGGTACAGGATGAAGAAGGACATCATTAATGGTGCTGCTGCTGGTTTTGCTGCTGGTGCTGTTTTGGGTTTCAGAG TTGGGAGCTTCCAGACAGCATTCTTTTCAGGGTCTGCATTCGCTTTGACATCTGTACTGCTGGATGTCACCGGAATGAAAACTACTGATGAAGAAGAAAAAGGCAACCACTAG